The window ATTTCCGGATCGAATCCCTTCTCTTTAAGATATTGCCGGCACGCATCTACGTCGTCCACATAGAAAATAATTCGTCCCCAATTCGCTTCTGATTGCCCGTGCTCTAAATTCAAGATCGCGGATCGTTCTTCCGTGGTGTTAAATGATGAGAACGATGATTTTTCGCCGCCGTAGATGAGCTTGAGTCCAAGAACATCTCTGTAGAATTTCACAGATGCTTGCATGTCGGCAACCTTCAAAGTCACGGCTGAAATTTTCTCTACCTTCACTTCTGGTGTTTCCGAAAAACTGATATAGATCTCAATTCTAAAACGCCTTGAGGAAAAACTCTATCTGAGTGCACGGAAGAGGAGTAAGATATCATTAGCAAAATTGGAACTATTTCACCTTCCTGATTGTTTTAATTTTGGATTACCAAAAATACACCGAAACAGGAGGAAGTTTATGGGCCGAAAAATGTTCCTGTTTTTTTTGCTTACATTTGCTATCAACGGTGCGAATACGATTCTTTCTTCTTCCACCGTGCAGGAGGCTTGGGTCAGGAACTACACCTCAGGACATGATCCTTCCTTTAACTTTGCCTATGCGGTTGCCGTTGACGCTTCGGGAAACGTTTATGTAACGGGAGCAAGTTACGACTCAAACGAACTCTACGATTATGCCACGATCAAATGAACTTTTTATGCTGACGGATCCTTTGTCCCCGCTGTGCTGTTTGCCCAAAATGTTCTTCGAGAGCTGTTTGAAGCCCATGTATACAAGCTCCTGGTTTCCAAAGAGCTCATCGGTGCCGAACTGATCGCAAAGATGCGTACCTGGAAACACAGTGGATTCCATGTTTATGTAGGACCCTCCATTATGCAAAAAGAAGATGCCGTGCGAGTGG of the bacterium genome contains:
- a CDS encoding VOC family protein produces the protein MKVEKISAVTLKVADMQASVKFYRDVLGLKLIYGGEKSSFSSFNTTEERSAILNLEHGQSEANWGRIIFYVDDVDACRQYLKEKGFDPEIPRDGTWGERYFHMRDPDGHELSFARPL